The DNA region GTTTCACCGCGCGCCTCTACTGCATCACTCAACCCAGGGGCGAAGGACGGCGAAACAATACCTCTGCCCTACAGGAATTGGCAGCAGCCACCACGCTTCCACCCGCCCCTTGCCCGGCGCACATGGGAGACGCCGCGCTCTGTGTTCTCAAGCAACGGTCGGAAAAATGCAGCGCGGGCCGCGAAAGCCCCTTGCAGGTCTGCGACGGGCCGAGTAGGCAACGCCCACCCAATGGACGCGGGCGTAGCTCAGGGGTAGAGCATTACCTTGCCAAGGTAAGGGTCGTGAGTTCGAATCTCATCGCCCGCTCCAAACACCACCACAGATTTGGCAGCCGACCGGACGGCACGTCTTGCGAGGTGCCCCGCATCAGCCGTCGCCTAAACGCTTCTCACATGTCTCACCCCGGCGACCAGTGGCAGAAGCGTGACGCTTCCTTCGCCTGTCAATGACAGAGGCTGGCCCCTCCCCGCAGCCTTTGCCATAGAGCGCAGGACGTCAGGAGAGAGCGCCATGCGGCACGCCACCATCACCCGCAAAACCTCCGAAACCGAGATCGAGATCGCGCTCGACCTCGATGGAAGCGGATCTTTCGACAATCAGACGGGGGTCGGCTTCTTCGATCACATGCTCGATCAGCTGGCACGCCACGCGCTTCTGGATCTCCGCGTCCGGTGTTCGGGCGACCTCCACATCGATGACCACCACACGGTCGAGGACGTGGGAATCGCGATCGGGCAAGCCCTGACCGAGGCCATGGGCGACAAGCGTGGCATCCGCCGCTACGGCGATTGCCACCTCGCCATGGACGATGCGCTCGTCCGCTGTGCGCTGGACCTGTCAGGCCGACCCTTCCTCGTGTGGAACTGCGAGATGCCAACGCAAAAGATCGGTTCCTTCGACACCGAGCTCGTGCGGGAATTCTTCCAGGCGCTGTCGACCCACGGCGGCATCACGCTCCACGTGGACAAGCTCCACGGGATCAACAGCCACCATATCGCCGAGGCCGCCTTCAAGGCCGTCGCGCGCAGCCTGAGAGATGCGCTCGACGCAGACCCTCGGAAGGGCGACGCCATCCCCTCGACAAAGGGCATCCTTTGACGTGCTGACAGCGCTCATCGACTACGAAAGCGGCAACCTGCATTCCGCGGCCAAGGCCTTTGAGCGAATGGCGCGGGAGGCCGATGCCGGGACGGTCATCGTCACCAGCCGCCCGGAGGACGTGGCACGCGCTGACCGCATCGTTCTACCGGGGGATGGCGCGTTCCCTGCCTGTGCGGCTGCGTTGCGGTCGTCCGGCTGCTTTGACGCCATGGTGGACGCCGTGGAACGCCGCGCGGTGCCATTCCTCGGGATCTGCGTGGGGATGCAGCTGATGGCGCGCGAGGGCACGGAATACGCACTCACCCCCGGCCTCGGATGGGTGGACGGGCGCGTGGTGCCCGTGGACGCGCCTGGCCTCAAGGTGCCGCATATGGGCTGGAACGATCTCGTCCTCGGCGCGGCGCATCCCGTGCTCGATGGCATCGCCACCGGCGATCACGCCTACTTCGTGCACAGCTATCACATGGAGATGGGCACGTCGTCCGAACGGCTCGCCCACGTGGAATATGGCGGCGACGTCACGGCCGTGGTGGCCAAGGACAACCGGATCGGGACGCAGTTTCACCCGGAGAAAAGCCAGGCCACCGGTCTTCGACTGATCTCGAATTTCCTCACCTGGGCGCCCTGAGGCCGTCGTCGCCACGTGCCTCAAACGAAAAACGGCGCTCGCAAGGGAGCGCCGTTCCGAAGCCTCTGTGGCCTGCTTTAGTTCAGGCGGGTCCAAGTCTGGCCGCGGCAGATCGCGCCGCCGAGCACGCAGCCTTCCACCTCCAGTGAATTGCCGCTGAGCTGCATCTTCGAGCGGTAGGTGCGGTCATTGTCCGGCGCCCAGATCGTCCCGCCGGAATAGGCTCCGCCGCCGTTGGGCGACATGTCGGCGATGATCTGGCGCCCGATGATGGACGTGTTGTCGTTGCCGATCACGTCCGTGATCGTGCCGCAGATCTTCGTGCCGCACTGGGCGAGGTTCACATGGATGAAGCCGCCGCTTTCGCCCGGCTCGGATTTCCAGTTGCCGAGCACATCGTCGGCCGAGGCCGCGGTTCCCAGAAGGGCCAGCACGGCCGCTGCGAATGTGGTTTTCATGTAGGTTACTCCTCCCTGAGTTGACCGCAGCCTGCAGCCGCCCTGCCTGTCAATCAAGTCTTACGTAAGGTCCTTTGCATCCTGCCTTCTCCCATGCTTTAGGGCGCGGGCCTTAGCGAAGGAAGCAAGCGATGATCCTCTACCCCGCCATCGATCTGAAGGACGGTCAGGCCGTGCGCCTCCTGCGCGGGGAGATGGACCAAGCCACCGTGTTCAGCGACGCGCCCGCGGCGCAGGCCAAGGAGTTTGAAGGCGCCGGCTGCCAATGGCTTCACCTCGTCGATCTCAATGGCGCCTTCGCCGGAGAGCCGGTCAATGGCGCTGCGGTCGAGGCCATCCTCGCGGCGACGTCCGTTCCGGCGCAGCTCGGCGGTGGCATCCGCGACATGGCGACGATCGAGACCTGGCTCACCAAGGGCCTCGCCCGCGTCATCCTCGGGACCGTTGCGGTGGAGGACCCTGCTCTCGTCCGCGACGCCGCGCGGGCGTTTCCCGGCAAAGTCGCGGTGGGTCTTGATGCGCGCGCCGGGCGGGTGGCCACACGAGGATGGGCAGAAGAGACCGACGTCACGGTCACCGATCTCGCCAAGACGTTCGAAGACGCCGGCGTCGCGGCGATCATCTACACAGACATCGACCGGGACGGCGCCATGGGCGGGCCCAACGTGGCTGCGACAGAGGCCCTCGCCCGGGCGGTGGACCTGCCCGTCATTGCCTCCGGTGGCGTGTCCTCGATCGACGATCTGATGGCGCTTCGGGATACCGGCGTCATCGCCGGGGCGATCTCCGGGCGGGCGCTCTACGAAGGGGCTATCGACCTCAAGGCGGCACTGAGCGCCCTGGCCTGAGGCTTTCCGAGACGCTCGCGATAGGCTAAGCCGCCGCCATGCTGAAAGTGCGCATCATTCCCTGCCTCGACGTCGCCGATGGGCGCGTGGTCAAAGGCGTGAACTTTGTCGACCTCCGCGATGCCGGTGATCCCGTGGAGGCTGCCCGCGCCTATGATGCAGCGGGTGCGGACGAGCTTTGCTTTCTCGATATCCACGCCACCCACGAGAACCGCGGCACGATGTTCGATACCGTGCGCCGCACGGCGGAGAGCTGCTTTATCCCGCTCACGGTGGGCGGGGGCGTGCGAACACACGAGGACGTGCGGGCCCTCCTCCTCGCCGGGGCGGACAAGGTCAGCTTCAATTCCGCCGCTGTCGCGAACCCCGATGTTCTCTCCGAGGCGGCGGACCGCTTCGGCAGCCAGTGCATCGTCTGCGCCATCGACGCCAAATCCGTGGCCGACGACCGATGGGAGATCTTCACGCATGGCGGCCGCCGACCCACCGGCATAGACGCCGTCGAATTCGCGCGAACCGTCACGGAGAAAGGCGCAGGCGAGATCCTTCTGACCTCCATGGACCGCGACGGAACCCGGGCGGGCTTCAACCTGCCCTTGACCAAGGCCATTTCGGAGGCGGTCGACGTCCCCGTCATCGCCTCCGGCGGCGTCGGTACGCTCGACCACCTCGTCGAGGGCGTGACAAAAGGCGGGGCCAGCGCGGTCCTCGCGGCCTCGATCTTCCATTTTGGAGACTTCACGATCCGCGAGGCCAAGGCACATATGGCCGCCGCAGGCCTGCCCATGAGGCTCGCGGCATGAGCCTCAAGGGTCTGGCAGACACGATCGCCGCACGAAAAGCCGCCGAGCCCGATAGCTCGTGGACGGCAAAGCTCCTGTCGCAGGGGCCCGAGAAATGCGCGGAGAAGTTCGGCGAAGAGGCGGTGGAGGCCGTCATCGAGGCCGTGAAGGGAGACCGGGAGCGGCTCACGGCCGAGGCCGCGGATGTCCTTTACCACCTCCTCGTCATGCTGGCCTCACGCGACGTCTCACTTGAGGACGTCGAGGCAGAACTGAGCCGGCGCGCCGGGACCTCCGGCATCGAGGAAAAGGCAAGCCGATAAAAAAACGCCCGGGTTCAGGCCCGGGCGTGGAGTGCGGAACGAGGGACAGTGTATGTCGCTCGGGTGTTCCTCTCCGGCGACGCAGTAGAAATATGCACGGCCGCCCCGGACACTAGGCCCGGTCAGCAAACCGTGATCGGCGCCTCAGGCGCTCAAGACGCTGGGCCAGTTGCGATCACCCTCGGCGATGTTGCCGGGGATGTCGCGGGACCAAAGTGTCCGGACGGCGCGGTTGAAGTTGAGGTAGAGCTTGCCGTCGTGGACGGTCCAGGCATTCGGCGATGTCGAGGCGGTGTAGCCGCGCGACACGGCATAGGCGCAGTAGCCGCCGTACTGGGGCGCGAAAGCATCGGGATCTGCTGCGAAGAGATCGCGGTTCTCCGCGGAGGCAAAGTGGAACGTCGCGCCCATGTGCTCCGCGCTGAACTCGGTGGAGCCCTCCACCGGCTTTTCCTCCGTGAAATAGGCCACCGGGTCGTAGCCATTGATCGCCACGCCCCCCTCGGCAAAGACCGGAGGCTCTTCAGCCATGGCGGGTGTTGCAAGGGACAGGGCGAGCGGGGCTGCGGCGCTGGCGGCGAGGAAGGTGCGGCGGGTGATCATGATGGGCTCCGGGGATCAGTCGTGGTGTGAAGGTCGGTGTCTGATGCCCCAAAGATGCGCGCCGAAGCGTCTCTTATGAAGCCACTTCACCGACCCGTGAGGCCCCGAGACCCCGGCGCGAGCGATTGTTTCAGTCGATGATGTCTTCGATGACGTCGAACAGCTCTTCCATGATCTTCATGCCGAAGCCCTTCTTTTTCTTGCGCTTTTTGGGCTTTCGGTAGCTTTCGTAATAGTCGCGTTTGTCCTGCTTCGGCGGGCGGCTGCGCTTGACCTCTCCCGAGGCCTTGGCATCGCGTTTCGGTAACATCTTCAGGTCATGAAGCGGCGCGCCACAGGAGGAGCACGCCAGCTCGTGGCGATGACTGCCGCGCAATACGAGCGCGGCGCGGGTGCCGCAATAGCAGCAGGTGGCGACTTTCTTATCCATGTCGAGAGGCATATAGGGCGATCGCGGCGGCATTTGAGACGTTGAGTGAGCCGAAATCGCCTGCCGCGGGCACTTTGAGCAGCCGGTCACAGGTCGTCTTGGTCAGGTCACGCAGGCCGGGTCCCTCCGCTCCGAGGGCGAGCGCCAGGGGCCCCTCCTCTGCGAGGCCGCGCGTGTCGTCCCCCGCCTCACCGTCAAGGCCCACCACGTGATAGCCCATGTCCTTCAGCTCGCCCATCGCCTGCGCGAGGTTGCGCACGCGGAGGTAGGGCTGCCGCTCGAGCGCGCCGGAGGCCGTCTTGGCAAGCGCGCCCGTTTCAGGCGCGGCATGGCGCAGCGTCCCGATGACAGCCCGCGCTCCGAAGACCTCTGCCGAACGCAGGATCGCTCCGACATTGTGAGGATCGGACACACGGTCGAGGAGGAGCACCCGGGGCTTGGCCTCGCCGCGCGGGGCGCAGACCTCCGACAGGCTGCCCCAGTCCAGCGGCTTCACCTCGAGCGCGGCACCCTGATGCACGGAGCCCGCATCGATCGGCACGTCGAATTTCCGCGCATCGACGATCTCCGGGGCCATGCCGCTTTCGGCCACGGCCTCGGCAAGCCGGTCAGCGGCGTTCTTCGTGAGGACGAGACGAAGCCGCTCCCGGCGCGGATTGAGAAGCGCGTCGCGCACCGCATGAATGCCGAAGAGCCACAGGGTCGCAGCCTCCGAGGCGCGCTTGCCCCGCTCTTTCTCGATGACCCATTTCGGCTTCTTCATGCCCGCGTCCCTAGCGCCCGTTCCGGGAAGAAACCAGTGGCGGCTTTTTCATGTTGACCCTCCCCGGCGGCCCGATTAGCACCCGCCAGCAGTGGGCGACAGGCCGCAAGGTGTGGCAGGGGACTGTAACTCCCTCGCGGAGACGCACGCCTGGTTCGATTCCAGGGTCGCCCACCACTTCACTCCAAGATGTCAGAGCGAGGCGGCCGCCAGTGACTGGTAGAACGCCTCGGCTTCCGCCATGAGCTGGGCGTCGAAGAGATGCGTCGGCGCGTCATCCGATCCCGCGCGGAAGTAGGTGCTGAAATCCTGCTTGGACGCGAGATTGAGGGTCCCGAGCAGGGCCTGCATCGTTTCGTTTGGCGCGGCGCGCAGGCGGTTCTGATCCACGAGGATGGCGCCCTCGCGGTGGGCAGACACATGGCGGAAGGCAGCGATCCAGTAGGCGAGCCAGTAGTCCGGCATGTCGGGCGTGAGCCCGTCGAAAGCACCCTCGAAACCCAGTCGCTTGTGCAATGCGCCAAACTCGAAATGACCGATATCGGCCATGTATTTTCGGCCGAATTCGTCGGTCTTGTGCCGCTCCGTGAAGCGTTGGTGTTGCCGCATGAGCGATGCGGCATGCGCGGCCGGGTGCCGGACGGGGATCACGATCTGCGCGCCCGGAAACATCTCTGGCAGAATATCGAGGCGGGCGATGTTGGCATTGTTCTTGGAAAGATACCGGCCGCCGGGCGCGCGGAGCGCCGTGACCTTCTGAAAGGCATGGCGGAGGGCGGTGGTCTTTTCCGCATCGGTATCCCTCCAAAGCGGGATCACTGGCACCTCGTATGCCTCGGGCCAATGCTGGATCCAGTAGACCTCGTCGAAGGCTTCGGCGCTGTCGAGGTCGATCTCCATCCCATCTCCGTGGGCGCGTTCGGTCCGCGTCACCTGACGCTTGCCGGAGAGGGCATCCCAGAGGATCGGGGCCGTCACGAAAGGCATGTCTCGGTAGCGCAGGGTCGCGGTGCCGGGCACCGTCGCCAGGGCGTTGAGCAGGGCTGTCGTTCCGCCCCGCGCCAGTGACGTCACAAAGATCGGGGCGTCCATCTCCGCGGCGTTGATGCGGCGCGCGAAGAGGCGGTCCTCGATGCGCGACAGGCCCCGCTGCAGGGCGGGGCTCGCAAAGGCGAGATTGTGCAGCGTCTGATCGCCCGCACCGCTCTCCCGCTCCTGTCCGCGGCTCAGGGTCCAGGCCGAGGCACAGGCCACGAGCGACACGGCAAGAATGAAGTCGACACGAAGCAGCACGTCGAATGAGGCCGCGCTTGGCACGAGCCCCAGCTGCGCGGCCGCGTATATGGGAAGGGCCGCGGCACCGAGCGCCGCCGCCATGCGCCACAGGATCGCCCACGCGCGGCGGAAGAGCGCGAAACCGGCCTGCCGGACGGCGCGCTCCTTGGCATCATCATCGAGGCTTGGGTCGAACATGGCGGAGAGCCCGCCGGTCACCTCGCCGGCCATGCCGCCCACGACACTCAGAAC from Pseudomonadota bacterium includes:
- the hisB gene encoding imidazoleglycerol-phosphate dehydratase HisB, which codes for MRHATITRKTSETEIEIALDLDGSGSFDNQTGVGFFDHMLDQLARHALLDLRVRCSGDLHIDDHHTVEDVGIAIGQALTEAMGDKRGIRRYGDCHLAMDDALVRCALDLSGRPFLVWNCEMPTQKIGSFDTELVREFFQALSTHGGITLHVDKLHGINSHHIAEAAFKAVARSLRDALDADPRKGDAIPSTKGIL
- the hisH gene encoding imidazole glycerol phosphate synthase subunit HisH is translated as MLTALIDYESGNLHSAAKAFERMAREADAGTVIVTSRPEDVARADRIVLPGDGAFPACAAALRSSGCFDAMVDAVERRAVPFLGICVGMQLMAREGTEYALTPGLGWVDGRVVPVDAPGLKVPHMGWNDLVLGAAHPVLDGIATGDHAYFVHSYHMEMGTSSERLAHVEYGGDVTAVVAKDNRIGTQFHPEKSQATGLRLISNFLTWAP
- a CDS encoding DUF2147 domain-containing protein, coding for MKTTFAAAVLALLGTAASADDVLGNWKSEPGESGGFIHVNLAQCGTKICGTITDVIGNDNTSIIGRQIIADMSPNGGGAYSGGTIWAPDNDRTYRSKMQLSGNSLEVEGCVLGGAICRGQTWTRLN
- the hisA gene encoding 1-(5-phosphoribosyl)-5-[(5-phosphoribosylamino)methylideneamino]imidazole-4-carboxamide isomerase — protein: MILYPAIDLKDGQAVRLLRGEMDQATVFSDAPAAQAKEFEGAGCQWLHLVDLNGAFAGEPVNGAAVEAILAATSVPAQLGGGIRDMATIETWLTKGLARVILGTVAVEDPALVRDAARAFPGKVAVGLDARAGRVATRGWAEETDVTVTDLAKTFEDAGVAAIIYTDIDRDGAMGGPNVAATEALARAVDLPVIASGGVSSIDDLMALRDTGVIAGAISGRALYEGAIDLKAALSALA
- the hisF gene encoding imidazole glycerol phosphate synthase subunit HisF, with amino-acid sequence MLKVRIIPCLDVADGRVVKGVNFVDLRDAGDPVEAARAYDAAGADELCFLDIHATHENRGTMFDTVRRTAESCFIPLTVGGGVRTHEDVRALLLAGADKVSFNSAAVANPDVLSEAADRFGSQCIVCAIDAKSVADDRWEIFTHGGRRPTGIDAVEFARTVTEKGAGEILLTSMDRDGTRAGFNLPLTKAISEAVDVPVIASGGVGTLDHLVEGVTKGGASAVLAASIFHFGDFTIREAKAHMAAAGLPMRLAA
- a CDS encoding phosphoribosyl-ATP diphosphatase; its protein translation is MSLKGLADTIAARKAAEPDSSWTAKLLSQGPEKCAEKFGEEAVEAVIEAVKGDRERLTAEAADVLYHLLVMLASRDVSLEDVEAELSRRAGTSGIEEKASR
- a CDS encoding YHS domain-containing (seleno)protein, which encodes MITRRTFLAASAAAPLALSLATPAMAEEPPVFAEGGVAINGYDPVAYFTEEKPVEGSTEFSAEHMGATFHFASAENRDLFAADPDAFAPQYGGYCAYAVSRGYTASTSPNAWTVHDGKLYLNFNRAVRTLWSRDIPGNIAEGDRNWPSVLSA
- the rlmB gene encoding 23S rRNA (guanosine(2251)-2'-O)-methyltransferase RlmB, which produces MKKPKWVIEKERGKRASEAATLWLFGIHAVRDALLNPRRERLRLVLTKNAADRLAEAVAESGMAPEIVDARKFDVPIDAGSVHQGAALEVKPLDWGSLSEVCAPRGEAKPRVLLLDRVSDPHNVGAILRSAEVFGARAVIGTLRHAAPETGALAKTASGALERQPYLRVRNLAQAMGELKDMGYHVVGLDGEAGDDTRGLAEEGPLALALGAEGPGLRDLTKTTCDRLLKVPAAGDFGSLNVSNAAAIALYASRHG
- a CDS encoding sulfotransferase — translated: MAPLVIALLAVAGFAYALWRARVLSVVGGMAGEVTGGLSAMFDPSLDDDAKERAVRQAGFALFRRAWAILWRMAAALGAAALPIYAAAQLGLVPSAASFDVLLRVDFILAVSLVACASAWTLSRGQERESGAGDQTLHNLAFASPALQRGLSRIEDRLFARRINAAEMDAPIFVTSLARGGTTALLNALATVPGTATLRYRDMPFVTAPILWDALSGKRQVTRTERAHGDGMEIDLDSAEAFDEVYWIQHWPEAYEVPVIPLWRDTDAEKTTALRHAFQKVTALRAPGGRYLSKNNANIARLDILPEMFPGAQIVIPVRHPAAHAASLMRQHQRFTERHKTDEFGRKYMADIGHFEFGALHKRLGFEGAFDGLTPDMPDYWLAYWIAAFRHVSAHREGAILVDQNRLRAAPNETMQALLGTLNLASKQDFSTYFRAGSDDAPTHLFDAQLMAEAEAFYQSLAAASL